The window AGCTGGGAAAGTTTGAGCTCAAAGGATGAAGAATCTTGTTGTTTATGAATACGATTGGATTGAAATTGGTTTGGTAgaacaaaatagaaacaaactAAACAATATCAATCATATTCGAAATTGTGCAAACTCTTATTtttatggaataaaaaagtatagatataatatgattaaaaccatattaattattatataatattaataacattATTGCATAGGGGTTTATATTGGAgggtttatttttaaaaaataaagctCCCAGCACAATTGGATCTTGCTTTGTTACAGTTTATAAGGGTGACACCATCGTCATCGAAGCACATCACAATCTCCGTCAATAAGACTTGGCCGTTTGATGCTTTTTTACATCGAAGAATTGGATCTTTTCCAAAATGGGATGAAATCGCGGTTTCGACTCTTTGCTTTGCCTTGGAGGCTCCATTTGGTCCTACTCCACCAGTTCTCAGCACACTAAGAAGGTCGATACCGTGCCTCATGTTTATCGCTGTTTGGAAGTACTTCGCTTCGTCAAACTTGCTCTCTGAGCAAATCCCATGTTTGTTCCATTCATGACCCCAAAAGAATTTGTTGTTTCCCGTCACCACATTCGGCCAAACTACGTTTAGATCGTTTTCTAAATGTGCAATCTGAAACACACCCACACATTATTCAATCTTTAGAATTGcaaaccctttttctttttttaactatcAAAACcgattatttaataaattttcaaaacataataCTTAATAATCATGTATAAttcctttcaaatttcttataatatttcatttggttttttaaattgaagcACTGTAGTATGTTTGCTaacacttttattttctaaacagAAAATCAAACTTAGTTGTCAATGTTTTTAGATAAGAGATGAAGAGATGTTTTAGAAGTTTGATAAATAAGAA of the Cucumis sativus cultivar 9930 chromosome 3, Cucumber_9930_V3, whole genome shotgun sequence genome contains:
- the LOC101213213 gene encoding ribonuclease MC, whose product is MEKTKSVDVVFFVFVLTILFPIVKSQTFDDFWFVQQWPPAVCTLQSGRCVGRGTRSFTIHGLWPQKGGRSVTNCTGNQFDFTKIAHLENDLNVVWPNVVTGNNKFFWGHEWNKHGICSESKFDEAKYFQTAINMRHGIDLLSVLRTGGVGPNGASKAKQRVETAISSHFGKDPILRCKKASNGQVLLTEIVMCFDDDGVTLINCNKARSNCAGSFIF